Within the Legionella pneumophila subsp. pneumophila str. Philadelphia 1 genome, the region ATTTGCGACCCCAACCTGGTGGAGGCATTGCCAGCACTTTTAGTAGATGAACCTACAATCAGCATGACTTTTCAGGTTAATGACTCGCCTCTGGCCGGCCAAGAAGGTAAATACGTCACATCAAGAAAAATTCGTGAACGCTTAAATACTGAATTACTGCATAATGTGGCGCTTCGCGTAGAGGACTGCGATGATCCTGATAAATTCAGAGTTTCTGGTCGCGGCGAATTACACTTGTCGATTCTTATCGAAACGATGCGCCGTGAAGGCTATGAATTGGCAATAAGCAAACCGGAAGTGATTATTCGCGAGGTAGAAGGTGAACAACAGGAGCCTTATGAACACCTGACAGTTGATGTTGAGGAAAACCATCAAGGTACCATTATGGAAAAATTGGGTGAACGCCGAGGCGAAATGCAAAATATGGTGCCTGATGGCAAAGGCAGAGTACGTTTGGATTACATCATCCCGACTCGCGGATTAATCGGTTTTCACAATGAATTTTTATCCTGCACTTCCGGTACCGGATTAATGTATCATGTCTTTGATCACTACGGTCCGTTGATTAAAGGACGCATAGGGAAGCGTCTCAATGGCGTCATGATAGCTAATTGTCCTGGTACTGCCCGGGCTTTTGCCTTGTTCAATTTACAAGAACGTGGAAGATTATTTTTAGAGCCTCAATCAGTCTGCTATGAAGGAATGATTGTAGGTATCCATGCCAGAGATAACGACCTGGTTGTTAATGTCACCAAAGAAAAGCAATTAACAAACATCAGGGCATCAGGTTCGGATGAAAATATTATCCTGACTCCTCCGGTCAAATTATCTCTTGAGCAAGCGCTGGAATTTATCGATGATGATGAGTTAGTTGAGGTTACCCCGTTATCTATTCGTTTACGTAAAAAATTTCTCAAGGAACACGATAGAAAAAAAGCCTCTCGTACCGCCACAAGTGAAGAATAACACATTATGAAACAAAAATTTAAACGAGCCATCTTGTATGCCCGTCAACACAGAGCGAATCAGGAAGTCAATGAAAGCTTGCATCGACTGGTTGACTTTTTAAGCACGCAAGACATAGAAATCTTTCAGGA harbors:
- the typA gene encoding translational GTPase TypA, giving the protein MIEKIRNIAIIAHVDHGKTTLVDKLLQQTGTLNERAPKVERVMDSNALEKERGITILAKNTCVYWKGYQINIVDTPGHADFGGEVERILSMVDSVLLLVDAVDGPMPQTRFVTQKAFARGLNPIVVINKIDRPGARPDWVMDQVFDLFDNLGANDTQLDFPVVYTSALNGYAKLNLEDNATDMSALLQTIVDKVTPPCVDANGPFQMQISSLDYSSYVGTIGIGRITRGQIKAKSPVKIIDKDGNMRSGRLLQLLGFKGLERVEVEEASAGDIIAITGIESLNISDTICDPNLVEALPALLVDEPTISMTFQVNDSPLAGQEGKYVTSRKIRERLNTELLHNVALRVEDCDDPDKFRVSGRGELHLSILIETMRREGYELAISKPEVIIREVEGEQQEPYEHLTVDVEENHQGTIMEKLGERRGEMQNMVPDGKGRVRLDYIIPTRGLIGFHNEFLSCTSGTGLMYHVFDHYGPLIKGRIGKRLNGVMIANCPGTARAFALFNLQERGRLFLEPQSVCYEGMIVGIHARDNDLVVNVTKEKQLTNIRASGSDENIILTPPVKLSLEQALEFIDDDELVEVTPLSIRLRKKFLKEHDRKKASRTATSEE